ataatattctaaacACTGtcaactaataaaaaaaagtgtttaattgaaatttgagTAAGTGCGTGAATTGTCTAAAgtgtaaaatatatatagtacAATGTGTaatagaattgaaaaaaaaacaaaaataaaaaaaatagaatgTAGAAGATAATTAAAGATCAATTAGTTTGGAAAGTTTGAATGATagtcttattttttttatattgaaaacACTTCAATATTAGCCTTTGCACCGTTTTTTGCAGTTACGACACAGAAGGCGGCGTCTCCAGAACCTTTACTTGCTTGATTACTAGATACTTCGTTTACCCCTTGCTTGGATGGATCGATAGTGCACGGTAGCCCATTACATTGAGATTCATCATCACATGTTATTCTTATTCCAAAGGTTGgtttttgtttattaaatggCGACGAAGCTTCTAGATAAACAGGGTTCCAACCAATCTTGACATAAgtattttgattatcatCCATGTTTGCACCAGCAACATAAGGAGACCAATTCCCCCAAGGATTAGAAGTAGAGCCCCATTTACAACCATCATTGGCGCTTACACCTGGTGGGTTTACGTAGTAGTGAGCAGCGGTACTGGCCCAATAATCAGTACCTGGAACAGCCAATACTTGTGAAGAACCGCTACCAACTTCAGTAGGAATCAACATTTCTTCATTACCTGGTAATACTGTTTGGCAGAATGCTACTGTACTACCCGCACTATTCTTAGCAGATACAGTTCCCTTGCCTTGATAACAATAATCTTTATCTTTGAAACCTTTTTGTAAGTTACCATTGCTATCACAATATAACCCACCATATTGTGATTGTGGGTAAGTGTAGGAAGTAGCACTTGGATCCCATTGTGCCATTAGTTGACCTGGTTGACAAGCATATGGACACCAAGTACCAGGCTTACATTCTTGATCATCATGCATAGCCCAACCAGCATTCTTACCACTAGTTTGAACAGCAACCATACCATTACCATTTGGAAATTGGCAATCAGAGGCAGCACGCTTAGCATATTTATGTCTATGATGAGGTGGGAACTCGTTTGGATCTGGCTTAGAAGCTTCTGAAAAGAGATTTTGCTTGTAGTCAGGGTCAGCCAATGGAGCTGTAGTAGCTAAATTTATCATAGCTACTGTACAAAAGATTAAACttgaaatttgaatcatCTTGATTGATGTTTATGAAAATGAGATATTCTTAAAAGTAAATCGTTTAAATGActatttaaacaataaatttagagttaatttattttattttatatttgtctatatataaatctagaaagaattaaaatgtAAAAGAGGCATGACAACATAAGAGactaaatattcaaaattcgACCTTACTTATATACCTTTATCCAAACGTTACGACTGGAGAAATACAAAGAAACGAATAAACTGGAATATATACTTCCAGAACTGTATTAAGATTTACAAACACTAATAGATTCTTGTGGAGAGATACGTAATTTAATACTTAtcaaaatagtaaaaataaactcCACAAGACTTTAATACCCGCTACAGTACATCTTCCTAGTAACTGCCGTAGTGATATGGTACTACTAGATTAGATGCTAAAAgagaatataataataaatactaATATGAATACCTATtaacaacaaaaaattaatcacGGCTAGTtgtaataaagaaaaaacgGAAATACTGACACCAGCTTTTCTTAGAGATGCACTAAAAGATTTTGTTTTCTTCACTTGAACTACAGTGTTTGTAGAcactaatttaaaataaacgatattttgaaaaaacgtcaataaagaatatttaatagaattttttctattatgacatctttatttttttctcatttctttttttactatttttacTGTCATCCAGTTAATAAGTCTCCATAACACCGATTAATTTGCCAAGAAAATTCCGTCACTATTCTGAATTACATTAGCCAGAATATGTTAATCTCTGTACTGTTTATGATTACTAGTCCCGACTCCTCTTTTCGAGATGTTATTTAATCTATATTTGGCGTATTAGATCAAACTAGTTTACGCGAAACTCCTTCTAAAGCGGAATCTTCCAGTTTCGGAGTTTCAAAACGGATAAGCCAAACTAGCGTACATTTTCAACTAGAAATCCTTACATCTAACggatgaaaaatttttcttagaGCTAGATTTATCCTGATCACTGGTCTAGAAATGTAATATATCTGTTAATGGTAAGACGATAGCTTTTTTAAGCCATCGGAATACTGTTTTTGTAATTAACTACATCTAAAACAGATAATTTTGAGATAATATGTGATCTAATCGACAAGCCAATAACAGTTATTAATCAGCAAATTCTGTGTGGAGATAACTGATAGTATACAACTTGGCAATTATATGTACTGATCTGGAAATATGATGGCTGTGGAACTTTTACTATAGTTCacttcttcaaatattacCAAAATACGTAATATCATGTGAAATGGCCCTGCCTTGATAAGTAAGCAGAACTTTTCGTAGATACTATTATAGTGTGTGAGCTGACTGTATGTCACTAGTGACGTGTAGTTGTTTTGTAGAAAGTAATGTGCCGAAcatatttgatatatattaaacGGAATAACCGGAGGAAGACTCTAAGAGCGAAAGAACTAGATCAAAGTTAAAAGATGTAATGGTAATATTGAGGAAAAAGCCGGAATAGAGATGTTCTAGATGTCAATCAATACTATATAACACGGAGATCAATactaaaaagaaaagtacTTGAAACAGAACACGTCTTTCCGTCAGACCGTAACCGATCGaaacaataaatattattacccCAATAACTGTTAGATATCTGAATACTTCGGCTAATATCAATACTCGTCAGATGATAGTTATGGTACTAGTACTAATTATTGTGATGTATCTAAACAGCTCAAATTTATGAAGTAAAGTGACGGGaatgtattaaaatttatttattggtattatataaagtttattcttatttataGGTAATTTTTTGTTAGTAAATATTGTTACAACTGTTCTACAGTGAAGCCGaggaaaaaagaataatgtCAGTATATGATATGAGGGAAGGGGTATTTCATAAGAGAGTAAAAGCATGATAGTAAAGCAGAGGGAAGTTTATGAAGTTTAATACAAAGTAATATACtaaataattgattgtCTATCAGAATCGAATCTGGTCATATgatagttttttttgtttttatttttttttcctgtttcgattttatatttttttcttgtttgcagtttttaaaatataagtctgtttttgtttgttttttttatttaagaaGTTCATCATTTTCGTCAGCCCATCTCAGGCACTTTTTTATTCCTGATATgcttttgttatttttatttttattatacaatGTAGAGGCCAATGATTGTTCAAATTCAAACCCTCTTATAATAGCGATATCAGGAGAATCGTCATCATTATCGTCACTATTTTCATCTTCCGAGTAGTTCTCATGCTTGGCAGTGTGATATCTAGTCATTGAAGAAAATCTTGCTCCTGATATTAAATCTctcttttgttttttatattttttttaacagaTGAGTTTACAGGAATAGAAACTTTCTCCAATGGAGATATGATCTTTGGAATCTTTAAACAATCTTTACTCAGTaacatatttatttctGTAGCAAAAATAGTTGCATCTTCCAAAGATTTTTTGGATGAACTTACCAAGAAATTTAACGAATTTGgatgtatttttaatataggGTTTTTTGGTGTTTTATATCTGTGACATGGTTTAtgcatattattattttctgatgaagaaattaatgatgaatttgttaatttttgatcTGCCACACTTGATAagttattatcaaatttattaaataaagatgatCGTATTATTCTATTCAGTTCTTGAGTGACATCGTTTAAAAGTGGTTTATTGTTACAAGCAGTATTTGATGGTAAGCTgtc
The window above is part of the Henningerozyma blattae CBS 6284 chromosome 2, complete genome genome. Proteins encoded here:
- the TBLA0B02780 gene encoding uncharacterized protein (similar to Saccharomyces cerevisiae YMR244W; ancestral locus Anc_8.793) is translated as MINLATTAPLADPDYKQNLFSEASKPDPNEFPPHHRHKYAKRAASDCQFPNGNGMVAVQTSGKNAGWAMHDDQECKPGTWCPYACQPGQLMAQWDPSATSYTYPQSQYGGLYCDSNGNLQKGFKDKDYCYQGKGTVSAKNSAGSTVAFCQTVLPGNEEMLIPTEVGSGSSQVLAVPGTDYWASTAAHYYVNPPGVSANDGCKWGSTSNPWGNWSPYVAGANMDDNQNTYVKIGWNPVYLEASSPFNKQKPTFGIRITCDDESQCNGLPCTIDPSKQGVNEVSSNQASKGSGDAAFCVVTAKNGAKANIEVFSI